The following coding sequences are from one Luteimonas sp. S4-F44 window:
- a CDS encoding OmpW family outer membrane protein gives MRPLSIALLALACAVPALPAAAQSAGEWTVAIGAHNVNPKSDNGALANGTLPLSIGSSTRPTIAVEYFVRDNLGVEVLAATPFRHDINIEGLGQVGSTKHLPPTVSLQYHFNSAGAVSPLVGVGVNYTTFFDEDARGALAGSRLALSNSWGLAAHVGVDFKVGNGAIRVDARWMDIDSDVRLDGAKLGTANIDPLVYGAAYVLKF, from the coding sequence ATGCGTCCGCTGTCCATTGCCCTGCTCGCCCTCGCCTGCGCTGTTCCCGCCCTCCCCGCCGCCGCCCAGTCGGCCGGCGAATGGACCGTCGCGATCGGCGCCCACAACGTCAATCCCAAGTCCGACAACGGCGCGCTGGCCAACGGCACCCTGCCGCTGTCGATCGGCAGCAGCACCCGTCCCACAATCGCGGTCGAGTATTTCGTGCGCGACAACCTCGGCGTCGAAGTGTTGGCCGCCACCCCGTTCCGCCACGACATCAACATTGAAGGCCTCGGCCAGGTCGGCAGCACCAAGCACCTGCCGCCGACGGTGAGCCTGCAGTATCACTTCAACAGCGCCGGCGCGGTCTCGCCGCTGGTCGGCGTCGGCGTCAACTACACCACCTTTTTCGACGAAGACGCCCGCGGCGCACTGGCCGGTTCGCGTCTGGCGCTGAGCAACTCCTGGGGCCTGGCCGCGCATGTCGGCGTCGACTTCAAGGTCGGCAACGGTGCGATCCGCGTCGACGCACGCTGGATGGACATCGACAGCGACGTCCGCCTGGACGGCGCCAAGCTCGGCACCGCGAACATCGACCCGCTGGTCTACGGCGCGGCGTACGTGCTGAAGTTCTGA
- a CDS encoding S1/P1 nuclease gives MRRFVLSSCLLALAAASPSAFAWGQLGHRLVAQLAERDLTPQARAQVDALLAGEPDPTLGGIASWADALREHDPALGRRSAKWHYVNIGEGACRYQATRDCPNGDCVVEAIVAQTAILADTTRPRAERVTALKFVVHFVGDAHQPMHAAYAHDKGGNTHQINHRGRGTNLHAFWDSGMLNSAGRRDTDWLTHLTTLPPPAPAARVLPPPAQDWAETACRIAVAPGVYPARGRLGQDYVSAHLPTVEQQLRDAGARLGTLLNAALAPAAP, from the coding sequence ATGCGCCGTTTCGTTCTGTCGTCCTGTCTGCTCGCCCTCGCGGCGGCCTCGCCGTCCGCATTCGCCTGGGGCCAACTCGGCCACCGGCTGGTCGCCCAGCTCGCCGAGCGCGACCTCACCCCGCAGGCGCGGGCGCAGGTCGATGCGCTGCTCGCGGGCGAACCCGACCCGACCCTGGGCGGCATTGCCTCCTGGGCCGACGCCCTGCGTGAGCACGACCCGGCCCTGGGCCGCCGCTCGGCGAAATGGCATTACGTCAACATCGGCGAGGGGGCCTGCCGCTACCAGGCGACACGCGACTGCCCAAACGGTGATTGCGTGGTCGAGGCGATCGTCGCCCAGACCGCGATCCTGGCCGATACCACGCGCCCGCGCGCAGAGCGCGTCACCGCGCTGAAATTCGTCGTGCACTTTGTCGGTGATGCGCACCAGCCGATGCACGCCGCCTACGCCCACGACAAGGGCGGCAACACCCACCAGATCAACCACCGCGGACGCGGCACCAACCTGCACGCGTTCTGGGACAGCGGCATGCTCAACAGCGCCGGGCGCCGCGATACCGACTGGCTGACGCACCTGACGACGCTGCCGCCGCCTGCCCCCGCTGCACGCGTTCTGCCACCGCCCGCGCAGGACTGGGCCGAAACCGCCTGCCGCATCGCAGTCGCACCCGGCGTATATCCCGCGCGCGGCCGGCTCGGCCAGGACTATGTGAGCGCCCACCTGCCGACTGTCGAGCAGCAGCTGCGCGACGCCGGTGCACGGCTGGGGACGCTGCTCAATGCCGCGCTGGCGCCTGCGGCGCCCTGA
- a CDS encoding MBL fold metallo-hydrolase — MPPEVTPFFHVGSSTWSYVVRDPASRAAAIIDPVLDFDAASARTDTVSAAHLLDHVRSRDLDVRWILETHAHADHLSAGDWLRRQLPGARLAIGEGIRTVQKAFRPIFNLGEHFPVDGSQFDQLFAPDAAFAIGEVAAQVIPVPGHTSDSNAYLIGDALFTGDSLFMPDGGTARCDFPGGDAAMLYRSIQRLFALPDTTRVFVCHDYGPGGRPVACETTIGCQRRENIHVRDGIDEATFVAMRTARDATLAMPALLLPAVQTNLRAGALPEPEANGVRYLKLPIDTL, encoded by the coding sequence ATGCCGCCCGAGGTCACCCCGTTCTTCCACGTCGGCAGCAGCACGTGGAGCTACGTCGTCCGCGATCCGGCATCGCGTGCGGCCGCGATCATCGATCCGGTACTCGACTTCGACGCCGCCTCGGCGAGGACGGACACGGTGTCGGCCGCCCACCTGCTCGACCACGTGCGCAGCCGCGACCTCGATGTGCGGTGGATCCTGGAAACCCATGCCCATGCCGATCATCTCTCGGCGGGCGATTGGCTGCGCCGACAACTGCCCGGCGCGCGCCTGGCGATCGGCGAGGGTATCCGCACAGTGCAGAAGGCCTTCCGTCCGATCTTCAATCTCGGCGAGCATTTTCCAGTGGACGGGTCGCAGTTCGACCAGTTGTTCGCACCCGATGCTGCGTTCGCGATCGGCGAGGTGGCAGCGCAGGTCATCCCGGTGCCCGGACACACTAGCGACAGCAATGCCTATCTGATCGGCGACGCGCTGTTCACCGGCGACTCGCTGTTCATGCCCGACGGCGGCACCGCACGGTGCGATTTTCCCGGTGGCGACGCGGCGATGCTGTATCGTTCGATCCAACGGCTGTTCGCCCTCCCCGACACCACCCGCGTGTTCGTCTGCCACGACTACGGACCGGGCGGTCGCCCGGTGGCGTGCGAGACGACGATCGGCTGCCAGCGACGCGAGAACATCCACGTGCGTGACGGTATCGACGAGGCGACGTTCGTGGCGATGCGCACCGCGCGCGACGCGACCCTGGCGATGCCCGCGCTGCTGCTGCCGGCGGTGCAGACCAATCTGCGCGCGGGGGCCCTGCCTGAGCCCGAAGCCAACGGCGTGCGCTATCTCAAGCTACCGATCGACACGTTGTAG
- the modA gene encoding molybdate ABC transporter substrate-binding protein → MLPSFSRHLRAWLLPALLLFAAVPTSAQTPLTVFAAASLKESLDAAATQYTRETGQPVRVSYAASSALARQIAQRAPADVFVSADLDWMNWLDERGLIDAGSRRNLLGNQLVLVAPAGSAAQPFALDARSDLLPLLGARGRLSLALTASVPAGKYAKAAFDSFGTWDALRPRVAESDSVRAALALVARGEAPLGVVYASDARAEPRVKVLATFPADSHPQIVYPVARVAGSAQPRQADAFVHWLDGDAAAEIFRRHGFTIR, encoded by the coding sequence ATGCTCCCCTCCTTCTCCCGTCATCTCCGCGCCTGGCTGCTGCCGGCCTTGCTCCTGTTCGCGGCCGTGCCCACGTCCGCGCAGACGCCGCTGACGGTGTTCGCGGCCGCCAGCCTCAAGGAATCGCTCGATGCCGCCGCCACCCAGTACACGCGCGAGACCGGCCAGCCGGTGCGGGTGTCGTACGCGGCCAGTTCGGCATTGGCGCGCCAGATCGCCCAGCGCGCGCCGGCTGACGTGTTCGTCTCCGCCGACCTGGATTGGATGAACTGGCTGGACGAGCGCGGGCTGATCGACGCCGGATCGCGGCGCAACCTGCTGGGCAACCAGCTGGTGCTGGTCGCGCCAGCCGGCAGCGCCGCGCAGCCGTTCGCGCTGGACGCGCGCAGCGACCTGCTGCCGCTGCTGGGCGCGCGCGGCCGCTTGTCGCTGGCGCTCACCGCCAGCGTGCCGGCCGGCAAGTACGCCAAGGCCGCGTTCGACTCCTTCGGTACCTGGGACGCACTGCGCCCGCGCGTCGCCGAGTCCGATAGCGTGCGCGCGGCCCTCGCCCTGGTCGCCCGCGGCGAAGCGCCGCTGGGCGTGGTCTACGCGAGTGACGCGCGCGCCGAGCCGCGGGTCAAAGTGCTGGCGACGTTTCCGGCCGACAGCCATCCGCAGATCGTCTATCCGGTCGCGCGCGTGGCGGGCAGTGCGCAGCCGCGCCAGGCCGACGCGTTCGTGCACTGGCTCGACGGCGACGCCGCGGCGGAGATCTTCCGTCGCCACGGCTTCACGATCCGCTGA
- the modB gene encoding molybdate ABC transporter permease subunit, which translates to MASTAWSSFSPDELVAIGLSLKVATAAALGSLPVGIAIAWLLARRRFPGKALLDALVHLPLVLPPVVVGYALLVMLGGNGPVGLWLEDTVGISVAFRWTGAALASALMGFPLMVRTIRLSIENVDRRLEQAAATLGAGPWRVFLTITLPLAWPGVVAGAVLAFAKALGEFGATITFVSNIPGETQTMSSAIYGLLQVPGGEAGIWRLALVAVAISLAALLASEWLIRRQRGGRDA; encoded by the coding sequence ATGGCGTCGACCGCCTGGTCCAGCTTTTCGCCCGACGAACTGGTCGCGATCGGGCTGAGCCTCAAGGTCGCGACCGCGGCTGCGCTCGGCAGCCTGCCGGTCGGCATCGCGATCGCCTGGCTACTGGCGCGCCGGCGCTTCCCAGGCAAGGCGCTGCTCGACGCCCTGGTGCATCTGCCGCTGGTGCTGCCGCCGGTCGTGGTGGGGTACGCGCTGCTGGTGATGCTCGGCGGCAACGGCCCGGTCGGCCTGTGGCTCGAAGACACCGTCGGCATCAGCGTCGCATTCCGCTGGACCGGCGCCGCACTCGCCAGCGCGCTGATGGGCTTTCCGCTGATGGTGCGCACGATCCGCCTGTCGATCGAGAACGTTGACCGCCGGCTCGAGCAGGCGGCGGCGACGCTCGGCGCAGGCCCGTGGCGCGTGTTCCTGACGATCACGCTGCCGCTGGCCTGGCCGGGCGTGGTGGCCGGCGCGGTGCTCGCCTTCGCCAAGGCGCTGGGCGAGTTCGGGGCGACGATCACCTTCGTCTCCAACATCCCCGGCGAAACCCAGACCATGTCCTCGGCGATCTACGGCCTGCTGCAGGTGCCCGGCGGCGAAGCCGGCATCTGGCGACTGGCGCTGGTCGCGGTCGCGATCTCGCTGGCGGCGCTGCTGGCCTCCGAATGGCTGATCCGCCGCCAGCGCGGAGGCCGCGACGCATGA
- the modC gene encoding molybdenum ABC transporter ATP-binding protein, with product MSLAIDIQLRLGHFARAVRIDADQRVVALTGPSGAGKTSVLNAIAGLVRPHTGRIEIDGRVLFDSARRIDLPAHRRRVGYVFQDARLFPHLDVHRNLRYGRHTGPQTITLDDVVELLGIGHLLARRPAHLSGGEAQRVAIGRALLSQPAVLLFDEPLSALDQARREELIPWLQRVRDEVRLPMLYVSHHPDEVRRLADTVHVLDAPVASATRSEGRPLSHR from the coding sequence ATGAGCCTGGCGATCGACATCCAGCTGCGTCTGGGCCACTTCGCGCGCGCGGTGCGCATCGACGCCGATCAACGCGTGGTCGCACTGACCGGGCCTTCCGGCGCGGGCAAGACCAGCGTGCTCAACGCGATCGCCGGCCTGGTGCGCCCGCACACCGGCCGTATCGAGATCGACGGCCGCGTGCTGTTCGACAGCGCACGCCGGATCGACCTGCCGGCGCATCGGCGACGCGTGGGCTACGTGTTCCAGGACGCCCGGCTGTTCCCGCACCTGGACGTCCATCGCAACCTGCGCTACGGACGCCACACGGGCCCGCAGACCATCACGCTCGATGACGTGGTCGAGCTGCTCGGCATCGGTCACCTGCTCGCGCGACGTCCGGCACATCTGTCGGGCGGTGAGGCACAACGCGTTGCGATCGGGCGCGCACTGCTCTCGCAGCCGGCGGTGCTGCTGTTCGACGAGCCGCTGTCGGCACTCGACCAGGCACGCCGGGAGGAGCTGATTCCCTGGCTGCAGCGCGTGCGCGACGAAGTCCGGCTGCCGATGCTCTACGTCAGTCATCACCCCGACGAAGTCAGGCGGCTGGCGGATACCGTGCATGTGCTCGACGCACCGGTCGCATCGGCGACGCGCAGCGAGGGCCGACCGCTCTCGCATCGATGA
- a CDS encoding carbon-nitrogen hydrolase family protein: MAAGLLLRSAIGPEPNAWLIWFAPVPTLWLALSLRRRGWAHAAVLTATLVAATTYASYLRMLMPAPFAALAVCGFAAGWWLAIMLARRIVLRFARWWTVLAYPLAWAAIDLAMGRLLPDGQWGGAAYSQSEWLPMLQTTALGGTPALLFVLCLPASGLALLLATSWPFRQRLLAVAVAAIVPLAAFGYGSARLQAAPESNGHLRIGLASIDDLVLPRMPEAVANEVRAGYAHLVAQLADDGAELIVLPEKAAILTPAAATTWQRDFAALARQHGVWLEVGVGIDDGRAPRNQAWLFDPEGRLRQDYEKLRLAPPERRQGYRHGSEIAVQEIDGLRTGLAICKDMHFASVGRRYGRDAVGLMLVPAWDFDYVDAWMGARMTLVRGVENGYAVVRPAREGLMSVSDGWGRLVAEAPSAPLPGARLLAELPRASPGMTPYARVGDLFGLLCLLATTALVLATWRRGHVSPTARRTH, from the coding sequence GTGGCCGCCGGCCTGCTGCTGCGCTCGGCCATCGGGCCCGAACCCAATGCCTGGCTGATCTGGTTCGCCCCCGTGCCCACGCTGTGGCTCGCGCTGTCGCTGCGGCGCCGCGGGTGGGCGCACGCGGCGGTCCTGACCGCCACGCTGGTCGCGGCCACGACCTATGCAAGCTATCTGCGCATGCTGATGCCAGCCCCGTTCGCGGCGCTGGCCGTGTGCGGGTTCGCGGCAGGCTGGTGGCTGGCGATCATGCTGGCGCGACGGATCGTGCTGCGCTTCGCCCGCTGGTGGACCGTGCTGGCCTACCCGTTGGCCTGGGCCGCCATCGACCTGGCCATGGGCCGATTGCTGCCCGACGGCCAGTGGGGCGGCGCCGCCTACAGCCAGAGCGAGTGGCTGCCGATGCTGCAGACGACCGCGTTGGGCGGCACACCGGCCCTGTTGTTCGTCCTCTGCCTGCCCGCGTCCGGGCTGGCCCTGCTGCTCGCAACGTCCTGGCCGTTTCGACAGCGCCTGCTCGCCGTCGCAGTGGCCGCGATCGTGCCGCTGGCGGCGTTCGGCTACGGCAGCGCGCGACTGCAAGCCGCTCCGGAAAGCAACGGCCACCTGCGCATCGGCCTGGCATCGATCGACGACCTCGTGCTGCCGCGCATGCCCGAGGCCGTCGCCAACGAAGTCCGCGCAGGCTACGCCCACCTGGTCGCCCAGTTGGCCGACGACGGCGCCGAGTTGATCGTGCTGCCGGAAAAGGCCGCGATCCTGACACCGGCGGCCGCAACGACTTGGCAGCGCGACTTCGCCGCGCTCGCCCGTCAGCACGGCGTGTGGCTCGAAGTGGGCGTCGGGATCGACGACGGCCGCGCGCCGCGCAACCAGGCCTGGCTGTTCGACCCCGAGGGGCGGCTGCGCCAGGACTACGAGAAGCTGCGACTGGCGCCGCCCGAACGTCGCCAGGGCTACCGCCACGGCAGCGAGATCGCGGTGCAGGAGATCGACGGTCTGCGAACCGGCCTTGCGATCTGCAAGGACATGCACTTCGCCAGCGTCGGCCGCCGCTATGGTCGCGATGCGGTGGGGCTGATGCTGGTGCCGGCCTGGGACTTCGACTACGTCGACGCCTGGATGGGGGCGCGCATGACCCTGGTGCGCGGCGTGGAGAACGGCTACGCCGTCGTGCGCCCCGCGCGGGAGGGCCTGATGAGCGTCAGCGACGGCTGGGGCCGGCTCGTCGCCGAAGCGCCGAGTGCGCCGCTGCCCGGCGCCCGACTCCTGGCCGAGTTGCCACGCGCCTCACCCGGCATGACGCCCTACGCGCGGGTCGGCGACCTGTTCGGCCTGCTCTGCCTGCTCGCCACAACGGCGCTGGTGCTGGCGACATGGCGCCGCGGTCACGTCTCCCCGACGGCGCGCCGCACACACTGA
- a CDS encoding flavin reductase family protein has product MRRPRKQSVPVEHTRRFLEPGPVVLLSTAHRGERGIMTLGWHMMLGYDMVGTYVWQANRSHALAKRSRECVINLPTDALLDTVVGIGNCSGREGDKFERFGLTAQAATDVGAPLIAECHANFECRLHETRITADYPLFVWRVVRAHVAPRPVWPRTVHYRGDGRFMIAGRTRSRRALFRPDMLDN; this is encoded by the coding sequence ATGCGTCGTCCACGCAAGCAATCGGTCCCGGTCGAACACACCCGCCGCTTCCTGGAGCCGGGACCGGTCGTACTGTTGTCGACCGCCCACCGCGGCGAGCGCGGGATCATGACGCTGGGCTGGCACATGATGCTGGGCTACGACATGGTGGGCACCTACGTCTGGCAGGCCAACCGCAGCCACGCGCTGGCCAAGCGCAGCCGCGAATGCGTCATCAACCTGCCCACCGACGCGTTGCTCGACACCGTCGTGGGCATTGGCAACTGCAGCGGCCGCGAGGGCGACAAGTTCGAACGCTTCGGCCTGACCGCACAGGCAGCGACCGACGTCGGGGCGCCGTTGATCGCCGAATGCCATGCCAACTTCGAGTGCCGGCTGCACGAGACGCGGATCACCGCCGACTATCCGCTATTCGTCTGGCGCGTGGTCCGCGCCCACGTCGCGCCGCGGCCGGTGTGGCCGCGGACCGTGCATTATCGGGGCGATGGCCGCTTCATGATCGCCGGCCGGACGCGCTCGCGGCGCGCGCTGTTCCGGCCGGACATGCTCGACAACTGA
- the fhuE gene encoding ferric-rhodotorulic acid/ferric-coprogen receptor FhuE: MRRRPLHVPPVRRAPLACATLVALSSLGFASGAIADDAADRVTTLDGLQVKGERAEGYSVRRTSAGTRFDLTAREIPQSVSIISHERIADQNLDDIIDVLANTTGVSSTQSDSERTEFYARGFYIDSYQFDGLPTQMVQNWSYGDSGLDLALYDRVEIVRGATGLLSGAGNPSASVNLVRKHADSAELTGSVSLNIGEWGRNRTTVDVTTPLNASGTVRARAIGSYLETDAQMERYSQRKQLGYVVIDADLTPDTQLSVGYDYQHKRADGATWGGFPMVFSDGSSTGYPVTFNPSPDWTYWDTTSKRAFATLQHAFANGWKFKVGATHDKTDADDKLFYPAYNDWATGASNFDPVTGTGISPSAGFYNTHRKVDGLDGYVDGPFQAFGREHQFMAGVSYNKREYANYGDYQVGGKDALGNSLPWDPFDSYLGWTGDISQPDWTAVLPLQSQGTITQRAGYAATRLSLADPLKLIVGARYTEWESEGEGADRKHDAVTPYAGLVFDIDDTWSTYASYTEIFQPQVARDINNRYLDPVDGKSYEVGVKGAWFDNRLNASLAVFRIEQDNVAQSTNVPIPGGSAGETASVAARGTVSRGFEFELNGELAPGWNATFGASRYVAKDADGVDINTRLPQSTIKAFTSYTPRSAPELTLGGGVNWQNGIYYPVPAYGRFEQSSYALVNAFVRYRLAPQFSVQLNANNLLNKLYYAQISGYGAYGDKRNGQLTFTYSF, from the coding sequence ATGCGCCGTCGTCCTCTGCATGTCCCCCCCGTCCGGCGGGCACCGCTCGCCTGTGCGACCCTGGTCGCGCTGTCCTCCCTGGGCTTCGCGTCGGGTGCGATCGCCGACGATGCCGCCGACCGGGTCACCACCCTTGACGGTCTGCAGGTCAAGGGCGAACGCGCCGAGGGCTACTCGGTCCGTCGGACATCCGCCGGTACCCGCTTCGACCTGACCGCGCGCGAGATCCCACAGTCGGTCAGCATCATCAGTCACGAGCGCATCGCCGATCAGAACCTCGACGACATCATCGACGTGCTGGCCAACACCACCGGCGTCAGCAGCACGCAGTCCGACAGCGAGCGCACCGAGTTCTATGCGCGCGGGTTCTACATCGACAGCTATCAGTTCGACGGGCTGCCGACGCAGATGGTGCAAAACTGGAGTTACGGCGACTCGGGGCTCGACCTGGCGCTGTACGACCGTGTCGAGATCGTGCGCGGGGCGACCGGCCTGCTCAGCGGTGCGGGCAATCCCTCGGCCTCGGTCAACCTGGTCCGCAAGCATGCCGACAGCGCCGAACTGACGGGCAGCGTGTCGCTCAACATCGGCGAGTGGGGTCGCAATCGCACGACCGTCGACGTGACCACGCCGCTCAACGCCAGTGGCACGGTGCGCGCCCGGGCGATCGGCAGCTATCTCGAGACCGATGCCCAGATGGAGCGCTATAGCCAGCGCAAGCAACTGGGCTATGTGGTGATCGATGCCGACCTGACGCCCGACACCCAGCTCAGCGTGGGCTACGACTATCAGCACAAGCGCGCCGACGGGGCGACCTGGGGCGGGTTCCCGATGGTCTTCTCCGACGGCAGCTCGACCGGCTACCCGGTCACGTTCAATCCTTCGCCCGACTGGACCTACTGGGACACCACCAGCAAGCGCGCGTTCGCGACGCTCCAGCACGCCTTCGCCAATGGCTGGAAGTTCAAGGTCGGCGCGACCCACGACAAGACCGACGCCGACGACAAGCTGTTCTACCCGGCCTACAACGACTGGGCGACGGGTGCGTCGAACTTTGACCCCGTCACCGGCACGGGCATCTCGCCATCGGCGGGCTTCTACAACACCCACCGCAAGGTCGACGGTCTGGACGGCTACGTGGACGGGCCGTTCCAGGCGTTCGGCCGCGAACACCAGTTCATGGCCGGCGTGAGCTACAACAAGCGTGAGTACGCCAACTACGGCGATTACCAGGTCGGCGGCAAGGACGCGCTCGGCAACAGCCTGCCTTGGGACCCGTTCGACAGCTATCTCGGCTGGACTGGCGATATCTCCCAGCCCGACTGGACCGCGGTGCTGCCGTTGCAGAGCCAGGGCACGATCACCCAGAGGGCCGGTTACGCAGCGACGCGCCTGTCGCTGGCCGATCCGCTCAAGCTCATCGTGGGTGCGCGTTACACCGAATGGGAGAGCGAAGGCGAGGGCGCCGACCGCAAGCACGACGCGGTGACGCCGTACGCCGGCCTAGTGTTCGATATCGACGATACCTGGTCGACCTACGCCAGCTACACCGAAATCTTCCAGCCGCAGGTTGCGCGCGACATCAACAACCGCTATCTCGACCCGGTCGACGGCAAGAGCTACGAGGTCGGCGTCAAGGGCGCCTGGTTCGACAATCGCCTCAATGCCTCGCTCGCGGTGTTCCGCATCGAGCAGGATAACGTGGCGCAGTCGACCAATGTGCCGATTCCCGGTGGATCGGCAGGAGAGACTGCATCCGTCGCTGCACGCGGCACGGTCAGCCGCGGCTTCGAGTTCGAGCTCAACGGCGAGCTCGCGCCGGGCTGGAATGCGACCTTCGGTGCCTCGCGCTACGTGGCCAAGGACGCCGACGGCGTGGACATCAATACGCGCCTGCCGCAGTCCACGATCAAGGCGTTCACGAGCTATACCCCGCGCAGCGCGCCGGAACTGACGCTCGGTGGGGGCGTGAACTGGCAGAACGGCATCTACTATCCGGTGCCGGCCTATGGCCGTTTCGAGCAGTCCAGCTACGCGCTGGTCAACGCCTTCGTGCGCTATCGACTGGCACCGCAGTTCAGCGTGCAGCTCAACGCCAATAACCTGTTGAACAAGCTGTACTACGCGCAGATCAGCGGCTATGGCGCCTATGGCGACAAGCGCAACGGCCAGCTGACCTTCACCTATAGCTTCTGA
- a CDS encoding transporter substrate-binding domain-containing protein, which produces MFIRAWLALLLLSLTACDSYPRDAQGSTERARQTMRVGVSHDPPFVALRAGRAPTGSEVELVQAFARDRGYTIEWVEGGHDPLMTALLGHRLHLVAGGHGEDSPWTDVGWSRAFVLRAPDGGFARRRLALPPAENAWQLSIDRYLHARERTLR; this is translated from the coding sequence ATGTTCATCCGCGCCTGGCTCGCCTTGCTCCTGTTGTCGCTGACCGCCTGCGACAGCTACCCGCGCGATGCCCAGGGCAGCACCGAGCGTGCGCGCCAGACCATGCGCGTCGGCGTCAGTCACGATCCGCCGTTCGTGGCGCTGCGTGCCGGTCGGGCCCCGACCGGGAGTGAAGTCGAACTCGTCCAGGCCTTCGCGCGCGACCGCGGCTACACGATCGAGTGGGTCGAGGGTGGTCACGACCCGTTGATGACCGCCCTGCTCGGCCACCGGCTGCATCTGGTCGCCGGCGGGCACGGCGAGGATTCGCCCTGGACGGATGTCGGCTGGTCGCGTGCGTTCGTGCTGCGCGCCCCGGACGGCGGCTTCGCCCGACGCCGGCTGGCGTTGCCACCTGCCGAGAATGCCTGGCAGCTGTCGATCGACCGCTATCTGCACGCCCGCGAACGGACGCTGCGATGA
- a CDS encoding cation transporter: MSAGANRPHPPPAERAPDPLGPAQQRELQRAALLCWWSLGLLSAVSGMMYVAMGGSKAMQTALVEDLLSLLPPAAFLIALRFRARGVDRTYINGRERAFDITFLASSVALTGMGALLVLDGLHVLITRAHPVVGTVLIGDTVVWQGWLMIAALAVSAIPPVILGRMKLKVALALSSKPLYTDADMNKADWMTALAGIAGVLGIGLGLWWADAAAAIFIAIEVLRDGVRNLRNAVRDMHDARPQRADRSDDDPLPAQVDEAVRALEGVRACRVRFHEEGLRLSGVVFVETDDGTLDAATAQAVRETARAVHWRIDDVTATAAPPRTPSA; the protein is encoded by the coding sequence ATGAGCGCCGGCGCCAACCGTCCGCACCCGCCACCCGCCGAACGCGCACCGGACCCGCTCGGGCCGGCGCAGCAGCGCGAGCTCCAGCGCGCCGCCCTCCTGTGCTGGTGGTCGCTCGGACTACTGAGCGCAGTGTCGGGGATGATGTACGTCGCGATGGGCGGCTCGAAGGCGATGCAGACCGCGTTGGTCGAGGACCTGCTGAGCCTGTTGCCGCCGGCCGCGTTTTTGATCGCACTGCGCTTTCGCGCCCGAGGCGTCGACCGCACCTATATCAATGGCCGCGAACGCGCGTTCGACATCACCTTCCTCGCGTCTTCGGTCGCGCTGACCGGCATGGGCGCCCTGCTGGTGCTCGACGGCCTGCATGTGCTGATCACGCGGGCGCATCCCGTTGTCGGCACCGTGCTCATCGGCGACACCGTGGTCTGGCAGGGCTGGTTGATGATCGCCGCACTGGCGGTCTCGGCCATCCCGCCGGTGATCCTGGGCCGCATGAAGCTCAAGGTGGCACTCGCACTGTCGTCCAAGCCGCTCTACACCGACGCCGATATGAACAAGGCCGATTGGATGACCGCGCTCGCGGGGATCGCCGGCGTACTCGGCATCGGCTTGGGCCTGTGGTGGGCGGACGCCGCGGCGGCGATCTTCATCGCCATCGAGGTACTGCGCGACGGCGTACGCAACCTGCGCAACGCCGTGCGCGACATGCACGACGCCCGCCCACAGCGCGCCGACCGCAGCGATGACGACCCCTTGCCCGCGCAGGTTGACGAGGCGGTCCGCGCACTCGAGGGCGTGCGCGCCTGCCGCGTGCGCTTCCACGAAGAAGGCCTGCGGCTGTCGGGCGTGGTGTTCGTGGAGACCGATGACGGCACCCTCGATGCGGCGACAGCGCAGGCCGTGCGCGAGACCGCCCGCGCCGTCCACTGGCGGATCGATGACGTCACCGCGACCGCCGCGCCCCCGCGCACGCCATCCGCCTGA